Proteins encoded by one window of Antechinus flavipes isolate AdamAnt ecotype Samford, QLD, Australia chromosome 4, AdamAnt_v2, whole genome shotgun sequence:
- the CLDN3 gene encoding claudin-3, whose translation MSMGLEITGVSLAVLGWLGTIVCCALPMWRVTAFIGTSIVTAQIIWEGLWMNCVVQSTGQMQCKVYDSLLALPQDLQAARALLVVAILLAALGLLVSLVGAQCTNCVQDDTAKAKITIVAGVVFLLAGVLTLIPVSWSANTIIRDFYNPLVAEPQKREMGAGLYVGWAASALQLLGGALLCCSCPPKEKKYTPAKILYSAPRSTTTTAAGLGPSYDRKDYV comes from the coding sequence aTGTCTATGGGCTTGGAGATCACCGGGGTGTCCCTGGCCGTGCTGGGCTGGCTGGGCACCATCGTGTGCTGCGCGCTGCCCATGTGGCGGGTGACGGCCTTCATCGGCACCAGCATCGTGACGGCGCAGATCATCTGGGAGGGCCTGTGGATGAACTGCGTGGTGCAGAGCACGGGCCAGATGCAGTGCAAGGTCTATGACTCGCTGCTGGCCCTGCCCCAGGACCTGCAGGCGGCTCGCGCGCTGCTCGTCGTGGCCATCCTGCTGGCCGCGCTCGGGCTCCTGGTGTCCCTGGTGGGCGCCCAGTGCACCAACTGCGTGCAGGACGACACGGCCAAGGCCAAGATCACCATCGTGGCGGGCGTCGTCTTCCTGCTGGCCGGCGTGCTCACGCTCATCCCCGTGTCCTGGTCGGCCAACACCATCATCCGAGACTTCTACAACCCCTTGGTGGCCGAGCCCCAGAAGCGGGAGATGGGCGCGGGGCTCTACGTGGGCTGGGCGGCCTCGGCGCTGCAGCTGCTGGGCGGGGCGCTGCTCTGCTGCTCCTGCCCACCCAAGGAGAAGAAGTACACGCCCGCCAAGATCCTCTACTCGGCCCCGCGCTCCACCACCACCACGGCGGCAGGCCTGGGGCCCAGCTACGACCGCAAGGACTACGTGTGA